The DNA region CATGGGTTGCACTTTGCTGTTATTACAGATGAGTGACCCACATTAATCCTCTTGATTTACATTCTCATTACATAAGTGCCCCACATCGTGGTGCAGATCGTTTTCACgtatctctgtgtgtgttcttAGATGACTTTACAGGAGTACAACATGATCCACAACGACGAGGACGACGAGGAGTTCCTGCAGCGCTACAGGAAGCAGAGGATGGAGGAGATGAGGCAGCAGTTGTACAGTGGGCAGCAGTTCAAGCAGGTCTTCGAGATCACCAGCGGAGAAGCGTTTTTGGACACGGTCGACAAAGAGCACAAGAGCACCCTGATCATGATCCATATTTATGAAGATGATATCCCTGGCGCCGAGTCCCTGAACGGCTGCATGATCTGCCTGGCTGCCGAGTACCCCACGGTGAAATTTTGCAGGGTGAAGAGTTCCCTCATTGGGGCCAGCACCCGCTTCACCAACAAcgccctgccagccctgctggtcTATAAGGCCGGGGAGCTCATCGGCAATTTCGTGCGCATCACTGACCAGCTCGGGGAAGATTTCTTTGCTGTAGACCTGGAGGCTTTTCTGCAGGAATGTGGTTTGCTGCCAGAAAAAGACCTACTGCTCCTGACTTCTATACATAACCCTTCTGCATGTTACAGTGAGGACAGTGATCTGGAAATAGACTGAGGCACTGACGCCGAGGGCCCGTAGGTGTAGTTGTGCTGTGGGATGTTCTGTGCTAGGGATTGTTCTCTCCCTTCCATAGCGTGGGTATGtgttcctccccctcctgcaCTTCGACTTTTGCTTGTTAAAAATAACATGAGGAATTCCTagcattttctcattttcttaattCAGTAAAGTACAGCTGAAACAGTCTCATTTCTATGCAATTCAAATGTGTTTTACTTACCATGAAGTTTTAACACGATTCAGTAAGTTTAGGAAGTTGTGTGTTGTCATCTCCCTTCtccaaatttcttttaaaggttttgTTCTCAGATCAGCAGTGTGTGGTCATTGTCCTTACAGGTTTCCTGAACCAGTGTAATATAAATACCAGTTGGATCAAGATGTGGTCACCAACTCCCTAAGACAAGAATTGAGACTGCAAATagaggcatttttaaaattcaggacTTAATAACCTGGTGCTGAACTGCTACCAGTTAACAGTGCAAGGTCCCATCTGCCAG from Chiroxiphia lanceolata isolate bChiLan1 chromosome 21, bChiLan1.pri, whole genome shotgun sequence includes:
- the PDCL gene encoding phosducin-like protein; the encoded protein is MTTADDKLLGEKLQYYYSSSEGEDEDSEKEDKEGESNIPESVGEVELSSDVSTDVSTVNTGPKGVINDWRRFKQLETEQRQEQRREMERLIKKLSMTCRSHLDDEAEKQKQKELQEKINGKMTLQEYNMIHNDEDDEEFLQRYRKQRMEEMRQQLYSGQQFKQVFEITSGEAFLDTVDKEHKSTLIMIHIYEDDIPGAESLNGCMICLAAEYPTVKFCRVKSSLIGASTRFTNNALPALLVYKAGELIGNFVRITDQLGEDFFAVDLEAFLQECGLLPEKDLLLLTSIHNPSACYSEDSDLEID